Sequence from the Candidatus Atribacteria bacterium ADurb.Bin276 genome:
GATGAACGAGTGGCCATTAAGCACCTTAGCGGGAAGAAGGTACAAAGTTCGTTAGAATCCGTGGCTTTTTTATTTATTTTAGAAATATATTATAAATAAGGATAGCTTAAAATAAACTAACTGAAGAACTCATTTTTAAGTGATTTTAGCCCCTTTTTTAAGATTTTAACAAAAATTCATTTCTCTAGTTATAGAATTATTTCACAATTTTTATCTTAGTTCGATCCAAAGTTAAAATAACCGCCACCATTGTAATGATACCAGTTATTATCATTTGATAATAAACATCGATACCTATTACATATAAACCATTTCCCACCAAAGTAATAATTAAAGTTCCAAGCAAGGTGTTAAAGATACCCCCTACCCCACCAGTTAGAGCGGTTCCTCCCACTACCACAGTAGCAATTATTTGAAGCTGATACGGGGTTCCGATAGTTGGGTCTCCGCTTAACATTCGAGATACTAATACTATAGAAGCTAAAGCAGCTGAAAGACCGGATAAGGCAAAACAAAAAATCTTATTCCTATCTACATTTATACCACTGAGCAAAGTTGCTCTTTCAGAGTTACCAATAGCTGCAACATATTTTCCAAAAGGAGTTGAATTTTGAATTAAGAAAAAAATTCCAAAAAGAATAAAAGCTAAAATATGAGATCCTTTTATAATTCCAATTTCAAAAGTCAGTGGGCTAAGAAGTGAAAAAGCTTGAGAACGCAAACCAATTGGACGCCCTCCCGATATAATTAAAGCTAAGCTGGCAAATACACCTGAAGCACCAAAGGTTCCTATAAAAGAAGGGATTTTAAGCCTGGTAAAAACTAAGCCATTGATTGTTCCCAAGAGAAAACCTAAGCTAATTGTGATGATATAGGCTAAGAATCCAAAAGAATTGAGAGTTAAAACAAATATGACTGTTAGCAGAGAAAGCATTCCACCTATTGATAAATCTATGCTTCCAACCATAATCACAAAAGTCAAACCTATAGCTGCTATAAAATAAGTGGCTGCATAATCTAAAAGTGTTCCGATATTATAACCAGAAAGAAAAGCTCCTGGATTGGAGATGGCTAAAGCAAAAAAAAGTACAATAACCACACTCAAAGCTAACAATCTTCCTTTATCCACTTTTATCCCCCTTATATTGATATCAATACATAAATTAATTTAAACTACATATTGAATGAGATCTGAAGGAGTAGGTTTAGAAATATTAGCATCCAAGATACCACTAATTTTTCCATCTTTCATAACTATAATCCGGTTAGCTAAACCAATATCTTCTTCAAAACTATCTCCCATAATAATCATTGCCATTCCGTTTTCAGCTAATTCTCTAATCAGGCCATAAATTTCATGTTTCGCCCCAACATCTACTCCACGGGTTGGGTGGGACATGATGAGCACTTTAACATTGGAAAGTAACCATTTTGCAATAACAACCTTTTGCTGATTACCTCCGCTTAAGTTAAAGCACAAAACTAATGGAGAAGGAGCTTTAATTTGAAGTTTTGCCATCATTTCTCTTGTGAGTTTAAATTGTTCTTCTCTTTTAATAAGAAATCCTTTTTTAAGACGATGAATAATAGGTAAGGTAATGTTTTCAAATACAGGAAGATGTAGCACTAAACCCTCGTTTCTTCTATCTTCAGAAATATAACCAATACCTAAAGAAAATGCTTGAGAAGGTAAATTTATACTTTCTGGTTTTCCTTCAATTAGAATTGTCCCAGAGGTAAGTTTGGTTTCACCATATAGAGCCTTACAAAGCTCTTCCTTTCCAGAACCAACAGTTCCACAGATGCTAAGTATTTCTCCTTGAAGCAATTTAAAAGAAATATTATAAAAAGAGCCGGTTTTTGTACAATCCCGGATTTCTAAAACAACTTTATCAGTCGGTTTTCTTTGTTTTGAGACCAAGTAATATTCTTCTTGTAATTCTCGACCAACCATTTTTGAACGTAAAAGTTCTTCAGTGACATCATTTTTTAAAAAACATCCAGCATTTTTGCCGTCCTTAAGGACATAAACCCTATCACATAATTCAACAATTTCCTTTAAACGATGAGAAATATAGATAAAAGATACCTTTCTCTTTAACTCTCTTAATTTAGCGAATAGCCTTTTAATTTCTTCCTCTTCTAAAACGGTTGTGGGTTCATCAAGAATAATAATAGGATTTTCAACCTGAATTTGCCGAGCTAGCCAGATATTTCGGGCAATTTCTATCATTTGACGTTCCATAAAATTAAGCTCATGCAAGTAGGCTTGGAGAGATAGATCAATACCAATTTCTTGCAGAATTTTTTTTGCTTCCTTTAACATTGTTCTTCGGTTTAATAAACCGTTATATGTAAAAATTTTTTCTCGGCCCAAAAAGATGTTTTCATAAACCATCATGTTCGACAAAACAGCTTGTTCTTGAAAAACCATTCCTATTCCCAGCGTTCTTGCTTCTTGGGGATTTTTAACTTGGACTTTTTGGTCTCGAAGAGTAATCTCACCTTGGTCGCATTGATAAACACCAGCTAAAATTTTCATTAATGTACTTTTACCCGCTCCATTTTCTCCAACTAAGCCAACAATTTCATTTGGAAAGATCTCAAAATTTATTCCTTCCAAGGCACGAACTCCCGGAAAAGTCTTTGAAATATTTTCCATTATCAAAACTGGCTTCATAGAAATTAACCTCCCAAAGGTCCGGTTAAAAAAGCCGTGTTATTTCATAATTTTTATTTTTTTACGATCAATTGTTAAAGCAACTGTAGTAATTAATATAACTCCGATAATCCCTTGTTGGACATAGGGACTTACGCTCATTAAAACCATACCATTACGTAAAATTGTTAGTATAAATACTCCGATGAGAGCACGAGGAATATTACCTACTCCTCCAGTTATTGCAATACCTCCTAAAACACATGACCCAATAGAATCAAAGGTGAAGCCTAAAGGGGCTGTAATATCTCCAGAACCTAAACGGGCAGTCAATAAAGCTCCAACTATTCCATAGAGAAAGCCACCAATCAGAAATACTTGGGTTTTAATCTTAGAAGTTGGAATACCAAGGTCTTGGACAATAATTTCATCTCCACCCATGGCTAAAATGTACCTTCCAAAAGTAGTCCTTTCGTTTAAAAACCATATAACAAAGAATAAAAATAGTGCCAAAATAAAGGGAAAAGGTAAAAAACCTAATTTTCCAATGCTTAACTGACGAAAAGTCCAGTCAATAATCACTACCGGATTACCACGAGTAATAAGAACTCCAAAACCTGTGGTTATATATCCAATACCTAAAGTGACCATAAATGAGGGTATTTTGAGACGGGAAAGAATAAAACCACTCAAAAAGCCAAAACTAGCTCCAACGGCTCCACAAATTGCTAATGTAAAAAAACCAAAGTTATTTGAATTAGAAAAATTCTTTACTAATAAGCTGGCAATTACGCCACATAAACCTACTACGCCCTCTACTGAAAGGTCAATGCTCCCCATCATAAGAACAAGAGCCAAAGACAAAGAAGTAATTATAAGTAAAGAGGCTAAATCTAAAATATTAAACAAATTTGATAAGGTAAAGAAATGAGGATTTATAAAACTAAAAAAAATAATTAAAACAATTAATGCTAACAGGGAAGGATTTACTGCAATTTTACTAACCCAGTTTTTTTTATCATTAGAGGACTCAGCTATTTTTACTTCCAAGTTTTTTATCCCTCCTTAATAAATTTAGCCCGGTTTAATCAACCGGGCTAAATTTATTTTATTGAATAACTCTATTCTTTTATACCCCTTACCCATTTTCCCCAATAATCATTCCAATTATATTCTGGAGTTCCTTCCACATAGTTTTCTATATACCAATCAATATTTTCTTGGGTAATTAAAATTGTCTGGGCAATCCATTCTCTTTTATTTTCTGGAAGTTCTTCCATTTTAATTTTGCCTTGTTTTACCGCTAAGGGTATGGATAAACCCATTCCTCCTTGCCAAAAAGCATCAGAAGCCACAGTAGCAATAGCTTCTTTATTTTTAATAGCAGTAATCATTTCAGGGATAGCATCAACGCCTGATACTGGAACTTTACCCACCAATTCACGAGCACGCAAAGCTTCTAAGGCTCCAATTGCCATTGAGTCATTAGCGCACCATATTGCTTTTATATCGGGATCTGCTATCAGAGCATTGGAAACATGATTATAGGCTTTAACTTTTTCCCAATCAGCAGCTTGCCAACCGACTAGTTCTATTTCCGGATATTCGGTTAGAGCTTTTTCGAAACCTTCCCAACGTTCAATTGCAGCGCTATTTCCTAACAATCCTTGAAGAGCGAAAACTTTTCCTGAGCCACCAACAGCATCAAATATTGCTTTGGCTGTATTATATCCCGAGGCACGGTTATCAAAGGTTATATGGCATACCCAATATTTGTAATCGGCAACTGACACATCATCAGGTTTATTCCACCAGGTAATAAAGTAAACACTACTTTTTTCTAATTCATTGGCAATAGCAGGCGCATCAGTTGATTGGTTTGGGTCGATCGAGAAAACCACATTCCCTTGGGAACGAGCTACCAAAGCTTTAATATCATTTAATTGTTTTTCACTAGAACCTTCACAGGTTTGAATAACATTATAATCTTTCCAACCTAAGGAATTAGCAAATGCAGTAGCTCCATCAGCCCAAACCGCATGGTAGGGGTTTGATAGGCTTCTAATGGCTGTACCAAGATAGACGGGTTCTTCTTGTGCAATAGCACAAAAACTTAAAGATAATATCCCAAAAATAATAATTAAACTCAGAAGTTTTTTCATTACTTTTTCCCTCCCAATTTTTCAATAATAAATTATTAAAAAGTTCTCTGTATTAATTTTAATATTGAAGGAATTAGATGCACCTCCTTTATAAATAAATATTGTTTAAATCGTTTAAAATATCAAAATGTACATCGATTTATTATATAGAAAATCAACTAATAATAAATGATACATTTAAATATAATTATATATAAAGTATTATTTAAGTATATAATAACATACAAGAAAATTATTAAAAATTATAAGGATATTTTTAGATTTGGCATTCAAAGTCAATGAGTTTTTACAATCGATAAAAAAAGCGGTAGCTTTCGAATTTAAAAACCAGAAAGGTTTATCAAGGGAAAGAAAAAGGTATTAAAACAAAGACTGGTGCGCCCGAGAGGATTTGAACCTCCAACCTTTGGCTCCGGAGGCCGACGCTCTGTCCAATTGAGCTACGGGCGCATATTTCGTTTATCGTCCAGAAAACAATCGTATGGAAAGGTACTCTGGAAGTCCTGCAGTAATAATTTTATCGGCTGCACGCTGGATATTATACCGAATTCGATTGATTTTGACTATACCTTTTTCGGTATCATAGAGAGCAAAAGAGGCTTGGGGATTTCCGTCACGAGGTTGACCGACGCTTCCCGGATTAATCAAGTAGCGTTTTTGGGGATGAAGTTGAATCTCTCCTCCTTTAGGAAAGGGGGGATTGAAGACCTTGCCTTCGTGGAAGAGAAAAGCTTCAGCAACATGAGTGTGGCCAAAAAAACAAGTTTGAAAATCATGACTATTGAAAATTTCACGAGCACTTTCAACCATATCAATGTATTCTTCTAATGGTTTTCTTAAACTACCATGAACCCAATGTGCATTCACATAGTTGGAGACTACTTGGGGTATTTTTTGAAAAAAACTTTGGCTATAAACGGAGAGTTGATTTTTAGTCCAAAAAAGTGCGTTAGCAGCTAAGGAGTTAAACCAGGTTATAGGAAGGATTCCAACACAAGCAGCGTCATGATTTCCTAAAATGGTATCGGCTCTTTGTTTCATGACCCACTGAACACAACGTTCTGGTTCAGCACCATATCCGACAATATCTCCCAGAACAACCAGGCTATCGACATCATTGAGGTGAAGTGCGACTGCTTCTAAGGCATCATAATTTCCATGAATATCCGCCAAGATGGCGATCTTCATATACCAATCCCTCCCCTCTTTAAAATAACGATACTATTCTATCTCTCTCTTTTATGAGAGGGATAGACCCTCATGCTACTTTCGAAGCACCAGATGAGGATGAAAATACCTATCTAAATCCGTCATTGCGAGGAACGTCTTATGCGACGTGGTAATCTTCACCATCCACTTTGTCATTCTGAGGAGTCCGGTGTTTTTACCGGACGACGTGAGAATCTCATCTTTTTCAGTTTCACGATTCCCCAGTTCCAAAGCCTTTAAAGGATGAGATCCTCACGCTCTCAAAAAGCGAGGGCTCAGGATGACGGATGAAAGGCACACCCCCCTGTATCCCCCCTCAATGGGGGAATTTATAAGATGGTATTTTCAGGATAGAATAGTTAGTGCTTAATTCGCATGATGCTGGTGATAGCTCCCCGAGCCAATTCATCGAGTTTAAAGTTGATATATTTGATGGTTTCTTCTAAATTCGGGATCAAAACATACTCAAGAGCGTTGACTCGTCGACGAGTCTTTTCGATTTCAACAGCTAATAACTCGATGGTCTTTTCGGCATCGGCTAATCTTATCATAAGCGGTAAAACCCGAAAGAAAGAACTGAAAGCCTCATCCAATTCCGCTGGTGTATTGATCAAACCATAGGCATAGGGATTCCCTTCAAGATGGACTTCGAAATGGGGAACTCTTACCCCAGTAATATGACGGGTACTGACATCAAGAACAACTTTTTGTTGAGTCATAGTGGTGACTAATTCTTTATCTTGTTCGGAAAGCATAAGTGATGCCTTGTTCTGGGCTTCAAAAGCTTTGATGATTTCTTTTTCGACTTCTTGTCGAAGGTTGCGGTTTTCA
This genomic interval carries:
- the rbsC_37 gene encoding Ribose transport system permease protein RbsC; translation: MDKGRLLALSVVIVLFFALAISNPGAFLSGYNIGTLLDYAATYFIAAIGLTFVIMVGSIDLSIGGMLSLLTVIFVLTLNSFGFLAYIITISLGFLLGTINGLVFTRLKIPSFIGTFGASGVFASLALIISGGRPIGLRSQAFSLLSPLTFEIGIIKGSHILAFILFGIFFLIQNSTPFGKYVAAIGNSERATLLSGINVDRNKIFCFALSGLSAALASIVLVSRMLSGDPTIGTPYQLQIIATVVVGGTALTGGVGGIFNTLLGTLIITLVGNGLYVIGIDVYYQMIITGIITMVAVILTLDRTKIKIVK
- the rbsA_17 gene encoding Ribose import ATP-binding protein RbsA; this encodes MKPVLIMENISKTFPGVRALEGINFEIFPNEIVGLVGENGAGKSTLMKILAGVYQCDQGEITLRDQKVQVKNPQEARTLGIGMVFQEQAVLSNMMVYENIFLGREKIFTYNGLLNRRTMLKEAKKILQEIGIDLSLQAYLHELNFMERQMIEIARNIWLARQIQVENPIIILDEPTTVLEEEEIKRLFAKLRELKRKVSFIYISHRLKEIVELCDRVYVLKDGKNAGCFLKNDVTEELLRSKMVGRELQEEYYLVSKQRKPTDKVVLEIRDCTKTGSFYNISFKLLQGEILSICGTVGSGKEELCKALYGETKLTSGTILIEGKPESINLPSQAFSLGIGYISEDRRNEGLVLHLPVFENITLPIIHRLKKGFLIKREEQFKLTREMMAKLQIKAPSPLVLCFNLSGGNQQKVVIAKWLLSNVKVLIMSHPTRGVDVGAKHEIYGLIRELAENGMAMIIMGDSFEEDIGLANRIIVMKDGKISGILDANISKPTPSDLIQYVV
- the rbsC_38 gene encoding Ribose transport system permease protein RbsC, producing the protein MEVKIAESSNDKKNWVSKIAVNPSLLALIVLIIFFSFINPHFFTLSNLFNILDLASLLIITSLSLALVLMMGSIDLSVEGVVGLCGVIASLLVKNFSNSNNFGFFTLAICGAVGASFGFLSGFILSRLKIPSFMVTLGIGYITTGFGVLITRGNPVVIIDWTFRQLSIGKLGFLPFPFILALFLFFVIWFLNERTTFGRYILAMGGDEIIVQDLGIPTSKIKTQVFLIGGFLYGIVGALLTARLGSGDITAPLGFTFDSIGSCVLGGIAITGGVGNIPRALIGVFILTILRNGMVLMSVSPYVQQGIIGVILITTVALTIDRKKIKIMK
- the rbsB_6 gene encoding D-ribose-binding periplasmic protein precursor — translated: MKKLLSLIIIFGILSLSFCAIAQEEPVYLGTAIRSLSNPYHAVWADGATAFANSLGWKDYNVIQTCEGSSEKQLNDIKALVARSQGNVVFSIDPNQSTDAPAIANELEKSSVYFITWWNKPDDVSVADYKYWVCHITFDNRASGYNTAKAIFDAVGGSGKVFALQGLLGNSAAIERWEGFEKALTEYPEIELVGWQAADWEKVKAYNHVSNALIADPDIKAIWCANDSMAIGALEALRARELVGKVPVSGVDAIPEMITAIKNKEAIATVASDAFWQGGMGLSIPLAVKQGKIKMEELPENKREWIAQTILITQENIDWYIENYVEGTPEYNWNDYWGKWVRGIKE
- a CDS encoding phosphodiesterase, with the protein product MKIAILADIHGNYDALEAVALHLNDVDSLVVLGDIVGYGAEPERCVQWVMKQRADTILGNHDAACVGILPITWFNSLAANALFWTKNQLSVYSQSFFQKIPQVVSNYVNAHWVHGSLRKPLEEYIDMVESAREIFNSHDFQTCFFGHTHVAEAFLFHEGKVFNPPFPKGGEIQLHPQKRYLINPGSVGQPRDGNPQASFALYDTEKGIVKINRIRYNIQRAADKIITAGLPEYLSIRLFSGR
- the ntpD gene encoding V-type sodium ATPase subunit D produces the protein MRLNVNPNRMELMKLKSRLAMARRGHKLLKDKLDALVQDFVKIIRENRNLRQEVEKEIIKAFEAQNKASLMLSEQDKELVTTMTQQKVVLDVSTRHITGVRVPHFEVHLEGNPYAYGLINTPAELDEAFSSFFRVLPLMIRLADAEKTIELLAVEIEKTRRRVNALEYVLIPNLEETIKYINFKLDELARGAITSIMRIKH